tttttattattcttaaaaaaaaaaaaaaaaacttacagaTTCTAGGGCAGTAAGTAGTTTCTGCAGCATTCCTTTGCCCCTGTACTTTTCACAGGTTCCAACAAATGGCATCTCAGCTAGCTTGTTTCCATGCACCCTATAGAATCATTATCAACCCAACACTCATTACGTTAAATGGATAGTCACGCTGCACTTTGCACAAGCTTAACAATGGATATATCAgaaaaacaagacaaaaataaaaataaaaataatcaatataccTTAAGGATGCGACTGATATAATTTCATCATTGTATTCTAACACAGCAGTGAAAAAACGTCGAAAATTCAACCGAACTAAATTAGACCTGaaagacaaaatttaaataaaatttccctTCAAATAAGAAGATTGATGTCGAAAAAAATAATGCTTACCCACGACTATATACAACACTCtgaatgatatttattgtgGTAAACCGATCAATGTTGGGTAAAAAGATTTCATCCATGACGGTCCATGTTACTGTAATTTTGCAATTGCATTCGACCATTTTGTGTAAATCATTACCACTTTTAGACGTTGTCGATGCTGGCATCCATTGCAGTAGAGTCCAAGAATAACCATTATCTAGTTCATTTCTTACTCCCACCATCTCCTTCAGCTTCgtatatatcttataaagagggaaaaaagaaagTTGAATATAACAATAGCAAAGAGAAACGACATCTTCATAATATTTTGAATGATCatttaaataatacaacaatAGCATAAACTGAAGAAGCACCTCCCCACAGATGTTGCTGCAAAATGCATTGGGACAATTGAGATCTATGTCTTTTGTTTCCAGAAGACATTCCTCGTGATCTGTATCAGAATCAAAGCAACACATGTGAGAGCTTTATTTTTATAGAACTATGTACTTAATTTGCTATGAGATGTAAATAATAGATATCTGAAAGAGTAAGCCTATAATATCATGGTGATATTATAGACTTCAATTTGGTTTCTGAGGGCAGATGCATCCCTGGCCAGAAGGTGGCAATGATATACATAATTCTAAATCATAACAGAGAAAAGGGGAATAAAAACATACATTTCATTTCACATTCTAAGCATTCTGTATTGCTGCCAGCACCACAAAATTTGCAAACACAGCGAGGACATAGCCAATCTCCTTGAGGTACATTCTGCACAATTTGCCAGACTCAGCTTAAGAATTAATTAAGAGAGATTAAAATAACAGTAAATTGcactttatttatcttttagaaGACATTTGCATcagaaaataaatatgaaaatcgtgcataaatgtatataaataagcaTGTGCAGGGACTATGTTCTTGGGACAAGGTTGCCTAGTGAAGAAACAGTAGAGAGATTCAGTACCTCCATATCCAAACAGTTTAAATGATAGGTAGAGGGGCATTGGTGGCAACAAATTAAGTCTCCCCCATCGGCACATACAATGCAGGCGTCATCATTTCTATCTGACGCAATTGTATGTAGTTGAATGAGATTGAATGTGACTTCATCCTCTCGTTGCAATGCCTTTACCATAATGGATAATAGATAACTCTGCAATCTAACGAGATAAATGTTGTCATATGGCATCTTGAGGTCACGTCTTTGGGCATGACCCTTAAACTCATGAACTGTAATCACTTTGTCACAGCAGCAACAAAGCACACCAGCCGGAGTAATCTTTCCCTTTTGAAGCACAACATTGTGGCTCTCATCCATGTACCAAACTTgctcatttttttgaataatctcCTTGTCAATCAACCATGACAGGACTGTTTTTTTGCTTGAAAGTACTTCGCTGCTATTGTTGGAAGTACTCGGCATTTGATGCAAGTCTGAGCTTCTACTTCTCCTAGTTGTCCTTGCTAGGAGTCGATTACTTGGTTGTCTAGATGGTGGTCCTTGTTCACCCCCATTATTTGGACGACGTCCACATCTCCTCTCAACAGCACTACCATTATTTGATCTACTAGAGCTTCCTATTTCAAGTGCTGTTCCCTCCATTTGAACAGTACGATCTGCCATTTGCGTTGGAGCGTTTGATGATGATGAGCCCACATTGTTGCTTCTACATCTTCTTTGTCACCTAATAATTGTGTAATCAGGGTCCGAGTACATTGAGTCATATCCGTCATCTTCAGAACTAtttgaatgagaaaaataaactCTCTTCTGCTTTTGAGTCCTCATCTGATGTCAAACTGTAACTAGTAACTAAACAAAGAATCCATGGtttaacaaaattcaaacaagaagCCAAGATTGTAATAGAATATTTATAaagaatcaaattcattttaatcattccacttcatttttttacttatatattcttatacacctattatattatattaattcgatatactttaaaatatgaTCGTTTTTcacatatatcatatcataagatactaataattatgatttacactaattaaatatttataaaataaaaacaaaataacttaAATTTCTCTATATTTAATTCATGGTTTCTTGTACTTTTGTTATATTTCATACAACAATAACTTTCTCAtctttttaaaaagatatatgatatatgatatatgatatgaaaattttttttgatatacaatacgatatataaccaaacataaaagaaaaaatttaaaaataaaaaaaaagttcaaaataaaaaagaatccaaGTTATAAATTCACTAAAAGatctactaaaaaaattaaaataacaacaccaaataatatattttatttaggtagatttcaaaaataaaaattttatattttatttaaaaaatttactttgatatgatatatgatatataacaaaacacagaaaaaaatttgaaaaataaaaaaactccaagttataaattaactaagagatctatttaaaaaaaaattaaaataacaacaccaaataaatatattttagttagatagatttcaaaaataaaaatgttatattttattcaaaaaacttACTACAATACGATATAAGATGTATAACgaaacatagaaaaaaaaatttggaaaataaaaaagttcaaattttttttaaaaaatccaagttataaattaactaagagatctattttaaaaaaaattaaaataacaacaccaaataaatatattttatttagatagatttcaaaaataaaaatgttatattttatttaaaaaacttactaCAATACGATATAAGATATATAACgaaacatagaaaaaaaattttggaaaataaaaaagttcaaattttttttaaaaaaatccaagttataaattaactaagagatctattttaaaaaaaattaaaataacaacaccaaataaatatattttatttagatagatttcaaaaataaaaatgttatattttattcaaaaaacttACTACAATACGATATAAGATATATAACgaaacatagaaaaaaaattttggaaaataaaaaaattcaaaaaactttaaaaaaaaatccaagttataaattaactaagagatctatttaaaaaaaaattaaaataacaacaccaaataaatatattttatttagatagatttcaaaaataaaaatgttatattttattcaaaaaacttactcaaatcaaatctgTTGAAACTAAAATTACAGTCGAAGGTGTCAACGCCACCTGCTTTATTCGCCCCTACATGCATaacacataaatcaaatatattttaagaaaaaataagtaaataatcaataataatatttatgatttattcaTCGCTTTTGGGTGAGTAAATTTTCTCgctttgaaaacaaaatgaaattttaaatctgTAGCATAATCATGCACCTTAGATtttaatgaagaagaaatattaccttaaatatttatatgaaggTGAATACAAAATGTATGTCGGGCAATTAAGATAAgacaattaaataattgaaaatggttgAACTATCTAGTAATATGACCGATACTAGATCGTTTATCTGTGATATGGGTGATATAAAAGAGACTCAAAGTAGGAATAGGTGTGAAGAAGAGAGACAATGAAGGTAGAATATATAGTATGCAAGTTTGTTTGTGTTGATGTTTGAAATTTCATTGAAATtgtcaataattatattttatttgtcaaaattgcatttttgtataaaatacaCCTAgacttattttatttgttttccatATATTGCaccttaataaatttaattcataattacgtattaaaaaggaaaatatattatGAGATTTCTATTTTAAGGAATTCTAACCGTTAGAATGTATGTTAACGGAGTTAGTAACGACGATGAAATATCCGTTAGTTGACTGTATATCAAAACGGTGCGCTTCATGATgaggaaaatattttaaagaaacatatattttgACTACTTGGGATAACCCAATGAGATGAATACATATCATTATAATGTTCATTTTAACACCTAGGATATAGTGGGAGCTATATTGCCCACTAAAGATAATGCAATAACTTAGAGATTGTAACCtatatatatgttgtttgtGTCTATGTTTAACACACcatatgtattttatttgaCAATGGTAATGACACtaatattaagtaattaaattgaattgattgaaaCATTAGTTAAATAAGACTATCTTGTCAAATATtcgaaagaaaattttaaaatattgcttagataagttttaaaacttattttagaCATTATTTTCTAAAAGAATAAATGAGATGGAAAGAGAACTTAATCAAGTTCTAATTCACAAGAAAGTATAGACATAAAACGAACAATGTGCTATAAAAAATAGTTGATCATTACAGcaaaaatcatttattctcGAAAGGGACGCAAGTTATTTAcctatttatacaaaaaatgtatagGTATGATGAggtataagaattaaatttcttacaaCTTTTAATAAACATACCGACCATTCATGATGATAGGGATTGAAGCGACAGTGacattgaaataaattaaaatgggtTTATGGGTGTTGCATACTATATGCAAAAGTTTGACCAATTAATAttcaatgacaatttttttggataatacCTAGAAGTGGATGAGATTATATCacaattaatgattttaatcttaaaaaggAATTGATCGAGTATTCAAGTTGATGAGTTCTATTTGAAGAGTTACAAGAATGATAAAAACCTAGAGAATTAGAAAactataaaatctataaattttaccaaaatgaatatgaaatatgtatataatgatAAGTGAGAGTATAATGATGATTATGacgttatatttttatataattgtatgacAAAATGAATATACCATATTTGTCGTTGGTATAAGTATAGGGTAATCAAACATCTTTCATAAAAAAGTTAAACTAAGTAGTATATATTCTTGTGTTGTGATCTATTAcgataaattgtataaattaatgaatttaagtCAAAGTGTATAAAACTAacgaaaactaaaaaaattcaacttaaaagaattcaaaaagaTTTTTCATACCTCTATTGGGAAATGTGTTGTTACATACATTAATTGAGAGAAAACAATGATTTAATTTCTACTAACATCCGCTATTACATTAATCATGTGTGTCATATGATGTACTTAAATTGAAATCTCAATAATTTGggtattctaaaaaaatattaattatgtccAAATAAGTATCGTGGTTGATAATATACGCTAAAACAGGTCCATTGGGCTCAAATTGGACATGTGCCAAGTGTGTGAACTTACTCAGTGatcaaataatttgtaaatttagcAAAAGCCTAAATAAATCCAccgaaaatttttaaacacttgGAAATGGGAGGGCCGAAGGAGTACATTATGGAGGCCCATTAGACCACAactattcttttattattttaacaaagaGTGCACGATGTCAGGGTTGAGTTATGTATGATTTTAGGATAATAtataaagggaaattgaaatttttattcttttttgttgtgtatatatatatatatatcactcattttaaagtttaaacaaaactaCTACAACagtataacatttttctaaaatatctttattgatGTAACTCATGCAAAAAAAGAGAATaccatctcttttttttttttcaaccatCCAGTGAGAAAGAAATCTCTATagtatggaaaaaaaattttcaataaagaaaatatgtgattgaacaataaaacttatatgttatgtgttttctttatgaataattgaaaataaaataatgtatgatagattcatgttcatgagttcatgtgaaatttaattttattgtgattttatattgttagagtatttaatactgttatttcatattgtttttattgtttaaagttgttataatattatattaatgattataaaatacaaaattttaaatctgaaaaattttcagacgaAGAACGGGTTGAcgtcgccaacccttggcggtGACGCCAACACCCAttggtttatgttttttttaaatttagtttacgCCAACACCCATATAGTGGGTctcattgaatttgaaaatttctggATTCTCTTTCATATAATGGGATCCACTGCATTTAAAGATTTCTGGATTCCCTTTcatagaaataatattttaatttatatggcCTCATCACATGCAAAAGAATCCAAAAATTCATAACAGTAAAATAAAAGAGTTGGCTTGGCAACTCTTTTTAGCTTTAAGAAGGGTTGGCGTTACGCCAAccctttattttataaaaggaTTGGCCAACGCcaaccattttattttataaaagggTGGGCtatgccaaccctttttaattcAATGCCAacgtttttttaaatttttttataactattttttcagttaaacgtgaactctttattttttttaattaaattctaccaaatgatttttttactcATCACAGTACAGTTTTAAGGttgtagagaaaaagagagaggatCTCTTTGCATAAATCCTCATTCAAAActtgagaaagaagagagaacaaatttttaaagaaaaaaaaaatctctatatgGGTTATTTAAAGAGTGGTATTTTAGGAAaatagattactgttgtggtatatttgtttaaattttaaaatgagtggtatcaaaaattaaaataaggctaaaaatttcagtttcccTAATATTAAATcacttcaatcaaattttccaACTCCGTCTCTCTCTTTCAGTCACGCTGCTCAAATCTGTTTGATCAAACATGGCCACCATAACGACTCTAACAAAATCTGTGGCTGAGCATTGCATGAAGAAATCCAAAACCTATTGGTATAAACCTTCTCATCCATTGCTAAACTTGTTAGTTTCAGAAGAAAATTTGAACCAACCTCATCAGTACCGGAGCCGTAGAACTCTCATTCTGGAATCCGCTTCCTCTGAATCGGTCAAACTTCAGCGACTCTCCAACTCTGATTCTGGTGCTTGCTCATGTGTTTGTTTTGCTTAGACTTAGAAATGTTTGTTGTTAATTTGAAGTACTTACCGTTGTGATTAACAGGAATTATTGAAGTTAGTTTAAACAGGCCCGGAGCTAGAAATGCGATTGGAACGGAAATATTGAGAGGCCTAAAGCATACATTTGAAACCATTAGTGAGGATTCTTCTGCTAATGTTGTAATGATTTCTAGTTCGGTACCCAAAGTGTTCTGTGCTGGTGCTGATTTGAAGGTAAGATATCAATTGCTCTTTTTAtgtattgttacaattttaatcACCGAGATTTCACgggtttatttctttattttaaatgtgATGCAAAGCGAACATaatcaatttccttttttttattaaaactataaatcaGAGGAAAAAAGTTTGATCATGAATTTGTACTGGAAATTGAAGTTATAGTGATTAAATTGAGaatatctttttcttctgtCAACATTCGTTGTTGAGTAGCAGCTTGGGCACTTGGTAGAATCATGAAATAATGGGTTATTTTCTTGGTTAGTGGCTTCATAATGTGGTTGTGTTGACTGTAGTTTTCCTTGGGGACATTGCTTATATAGTGGATACTAAACGGTTCCGCCTTTTATTGGCTTGTTAGGAACGCAGGGCAATGAGTGCATCTGAGATTCATTATTTTGTCAACTCTCTGGGATCCACCTTCTCATACTTAGAGGTAATAAGACTTGATGTTTGGTCACCCTTTTACAGAAGATTTCCATGTACATATGTGTGTATAGAAAATGTTAAAGCCTATTACTTATGCTGAGCTGATACTTATTCTCCTTTGCCGTTAAATATTCTTTATACATTTGCTTATATCATTAcattttttggtgaattttatcTTACTTTTGAGCTTATATAACTTGTTTGCACTTGATACAGGCAATTCCTGTTCCTACCATAGCCGTCATTCAAGGAGCGGCATTGGGTGGTGGACTTGAAATGGCTCTAGCGTGTGATCTTCGTGTCTGTGGTAGTTCTAATTTATTCATTGAGAAAGTTTCTTTCTCCTGAAAAGGATAAAATAGAATTTTCATGGATTTTAATTTCTGATTACTCAGGAGAAGATGCAGTGTTGGGTTTACCTGAAACAGGACTTGCTATAATTCCTGGGTATgtactaaattttgtttttaaatcaaAGTTTAAGTGACATCTCATGGTTTACtacttgatttatttttgtttgatggtGAGGGTTTAGATTAGTTCTGTTCGCTTGCTTGCAAATTGTAATAACATATGATTTTTTGCACCAAAGTAGATcagtatttttgcttagaagAGTGACTTCTAATTGCATTGTAACAGTATTAAATGGGTTGTGTGAATACTTTTCCTTTTCGAAAAGTAATTGCAGTGATAGATTACTCATACAGTCGTGACTTTTAACAGAGCAGGTGGGACACAGCGGCTGCCTAGATTGGTTGGAAGGTCAGCACCAAAGGATCTTATATTTACTGGTCGGAAAGTTGGTGGCAGAGATGCAATGTCTATAGGTGAGTAAGATTGCAGCAGATGCATGCACAAACATATATGtatctattatatataattcttgagatacatattattattagaaaattatcttttcagttttaatttaaataatttatcaatattgagttgttgaaaattcaaaaaaaatatgaatttgttgTTTAATTCTATAAAGACAAAACCTTTTGTTACATCCCTTAATTAGAGAGGTTCAATCCTTTCTAAAATCGGCCTAATACCTTGGCAAAGTCAAACAACGGTCTCATACCGAGTGATTTCTGACTAAAGTTATCTAACGGATCCTATtgaatcatataaattttaggttCTTTAGCTTTCTTGCCcatattgaatatttaaagtaaaagtaatgttattaatttaaaaaatatttgattaatttttaagataaaatatgcCTAAATGTATTTCGATATTTTGACTattatggttaatttttttattaatgtattttcatttaaatagaAGAGAGAAGATAATACAAACATGAAAAGTACATAATAAGCAAACAATGGTATATATGACAGCGGCAAACATTTGTGTTCATTTTTACATACAAGCCTCtgtgaaacaaattaaaatatcaattaagatCCTCTTTGAGGGGTTCAAGATTCAGGTCAGGAAGTGCAACCTTCTTATTGTCATCTGACCAGATAGATGTTGTCATATGGCCTCTTGAGGCCACTTCTTTGGGCATGGTCCTCAAACTCATGAACTGTAATCACCTTGTAACAGCAACGACAAAGCACAACAGTGCAAGTA
Above is a genomic segment from Mangifera indica cultivar Alphonso chromosome 3, CATAS_Mindica_2.1, whole genome shotgun sequence containing:
- the LOC123210138 gene encoding probable enoyl-CoA hydratase 2, mitochondrial; the encoded protein is MATITTLTKSVAEHCMKKSKTYWYKPSHPLLNLLVSEENLNQPHQYRSRRTLILESASSESVKLQRLSNSDSGIIEVSLNRPGARNAIGTEILRGLKHTFETISEDSSANVVMISSSVPKVFCAGADLKERRAMSASEIHYFVNSLGSTFSYLEAIPVPTIAVIQGAALGGGLEMALACDLRVCGEDAVLGLPETGLAIIPGAGGTQRLPRLVGRSAPKDLIFTGRKVGGRDAMSIGE